From Pseudothermotoga thermarum DSM 5069, a single genomic window includes:
- a CDS encoding ABC transporter substrate-binding protein yields MKWFKLMVTVMVCVLVASMVFGQPITLTVISRAVRGGVNTQLVEWFEDIVVPAFTAAMKEKGIDVKVEFIQFSGSDEALKQQYALDLSVGRGADILGFDGFWIPEFAEAGLVKPLEEIVGPSVWDWEGWQYIPQGMREILSYRGKVYGLAAGTDVRVIFYRRDLFQKAGIPEPWQPRSWEELLETARLIKKQLPGVIPLQINAGTEMGEATTMQGWFMVLLGTGIHMFDFESEKWIVEHPGILEALQFYKKVYVDEKLGDARMQLTSGARAKTFEAFREGKIAMLVEGDWFWRSVLAPGSEWAIPNREQIVGWAKMPAKEPGAGYRGQDFVSISGGTGFIINPNTRHPDLAWALLSFAMSKEMQIEFQKIQPRIRARVDVPVIGDPVMSAMAEAVLPLTTVRPMYPEYPKISYQAQLMTERVISGIMTPKEAMEAYKEAVIEIVDRERVIIVPTK; encoded by the coding sequence GTGAAATGGTTTAAGTTAATGGTAACTGTAATGGTTTGTGTGCTGGTTGCATCGATGGTGTTTGGACAACCAATTACGCTTACAGTTATTTCAAGAGCCGTTCGAGGAGGGGTCAACACTCAACTTGTTGAGTGGTTTGAGGACATCGTTGTACCTGCATTCACCGCCGCAATGAAAGAGAAAGGCATTGATGTGAAAGTTGAATTCATTCAGTTCAGCGGAAGCGATGAGGCACTTAAGCAGCAATATGCACTCGATTTGAGCGTTGGTAGAGGAGCAGACATCCTGGGATTCGACGGCTTTTGGATCCCTGAATTTGCCGAAGCCGGTTTGGTCAAACCTCTTGAAGAAATTGTCGGACCTTCGGTATGGGACTGGGAAGGATGGCAGTATATACCTCAAGGAATGAGAGAAATTTTGAGTTATCGTGGAAAAGTTTATGGACTAGCAGCTGGTACAGACGTTCGTGTCATTTTCTATCGTCGTGATTTGTTCCAAAAAGCTGGCATCCCAGAACCATGGCAACCACGTTCTTGGGAAGAACTTTTGGAAACGGCGAGGTTGATCAAGAAGCAACTGCCTGGTGTAATTCCACTTCAAATCAACGCAGGTACTGAAATGGGTGAAGCTACCACCATGCAAGGTTGGTTCATGGTCCTACTCGGTACGGGAATTCACATGTTTGACTTTGAATCTGAAAAATGGATCGTTGAACATCCAGGAATTTTGGAAGCCCTTCAGTTCTACAAAAAAGTCTATGTTGACGAGAAACTTGGAGATGCCCGAATGCAGCTGACATCAGGTGCTCGTGCCAAAACTTTCGAAGCCTTTAGAGAAGGAAAAATTGCCATGCTTGTCGAAGGAGATTGGTTCTGGAGATCAGTCCTTGCTCCTGGTTCCGAGTGGGCAATTCCAAACCGCGAGCAAATAGTTGGTTGGGCAAAGATGCCAGCTAAAGAACCTGGCGCTGGATACCGTGGACAAGATTTTGTCTCCATCTCCGGTGGAACTGGTTTTATCATCAATCCAAACACTCGTCATCCCGATCTGGCGTGGGCTTTGCTGAGTTTTGCAATGAGTAAAGAGATGCAGATAGAATTTCAAAAGATACAACCCAGAATTCGCGCAAGAGTTGATGTACCAGTTATAGGTGATCCCGTGATGTCCGCCATGGCTGAAGCAGTTTTGCCACTTACGACCGTTCGACCGATGTATCCGGAATATCCAAAGATTTCTTACCAAGCCCAGCTCATGACAGAGCGAGTAATATCTGGAATAATGACACCAAAGGAGGCTATGGAAGCATACAAAGAAGCGGTGATTGAAATAGTAGACCGCGAGAGAGTAATCATCGTACCTACTAAGTAA
- a CDS encoding carbohydrate ABC transporter permease, translating into MEILPKKVGFLFLVPALLFICLFLLFPFFWVIVISFTNRALTGPAALSPTFVGLRNYLRLFNFQRWMRPGEFGNALKNTAIFVVGSAILGQVPLGLGIALLLHRFKWKTIREIVYTLAIAAWILPGVPVAFAWIAFLDRDFGTLNAILKFFKIGPIDWYFEQPLLAIILFNIWRGTAFSMLLFSAALGSIPPSYWDISEVIGATAWQRFRDVIFPLIKPHILTDLILVTLWTFNSFTPYLITGGGPLFKSETIPMYTYREAFRFLEFGRGASAAVVTMTINLILAIIYLTFLKRQEVYK; encoded by the coding sequence ATGGAGATTTTGCCAAAAAAAGTTGGTTTTTTGTTTTTGGTGCCTGCTCTATTGTTCATCTGCCTTTTTCTTCTGTTTCCATTCTTTTGGGTGATCGTGATAAGTTTCACCAATCGAGCACTCACCGGTCCAGCCGCACTTTCTCCTACGTTTGTAGGACTAAGGAACTATCTTCGATTGTTCAACTTTCAACGCTGGATGCGCCCAGGAGAATTTGGTAATGCCTTGAAAAATACGGCGATTTTCGTCGTTGGTTCTGCAATTCTTGGGCAGGTTCCGTTGGGGTTAGGTATAGCTCTTTTGCTTCATAGATTTAAATGGAAAACAATTCGTGAAATTGTTTACACGCTTGCCATAGCTGCTTGGATTTTACCAGGTGTGCCTGTTGCGTTCGCCTGGATTGCCTTTTTGGATAGAGATTTTGGGACTTTGAATGCCATTTTGAAATTCTTCAAAATAGGTCCAATAGATTGGTACTTTGAGCAGCCTCTTCTTGCAATAATTTTATTCAACATTTGGAGAGGAACGGCTTTTTCAATGCTTTTGTTTTCCGCAGCCCTCGGATCGATTCCGCCTTCTTACTGGGATATATCCGAAGTGATCGGAGCAACGGCTTGGCAAAGATTTAGAGACGTGATTTTTCCTTTGATCAAACCGCACATACTCACCGATTTGATTTTGGTCACACTTTGGACGTTCAACTCATTCACACCATATCTTATAACCGGCGGGGGACCTTTGTTCAAAAGTGAGACAATTCCGATGTACACTTATCGAGAGGCTTTCAGATTTCTTGAGTTTGGAAGAGGAGCAAGTGCAGCCGTAGTAACGATGACCATCAATTTGATTTTGGCAATAATTTACCTCACGTTTCTAAAGCGTCAGGAGGTGTACAAATGA
- a CDS encoding carbohydrate ABC transporter permease produces the protein MRRLKSFLSNLARILLIVILIAFFLLPLLWLFTAPFSRAATLRISLPTKPTLNNFRVVLSNPISFRALFVNSPIIAGGAMIGVTLIASLAAYALSRIKVPGQSLIVYILILFSAVVTGTAAMVPIFLLLYSLKLIDTHLGTILVYIGGLLPTGIFLMRGFVDSVPRSYEEAAIVSGAKPLQMFRDVVIPIIRPGMMVVAVWAFVQSWGDFLIPMVLIRSPLKMPAPIAIYTFYTEGGTPVLTLVSAYSLIYMLPAIVLYLFVNWKYGFRFFGGIKR, from the coding sequence ATGAGGCGTTTGAAATCCTTTTTATCAAATTTGGCCCGAATATTGCTGATAGTAATTTTGATCGCGTTCTTTTTGTTACCGCTCCTTTGGCTTTTCACTGCTCCGTTCAGTAGAGCTGCTACTTTGAGAATTTCACTTCCAACTAAACCTACTTTGAACAACTTTCGAGTAGTTTTATCAAATCCAATATCGTTTCGAGCACTGTTTGTAAACAGTCCAATAATAGCTGGCGGCGCAATGATCGGAGTTACTTTGATAGCATCACTTGCAGCTTACGCTCTTTCCAGGATAAAAGTTCCTGGTCAAAGTTTGATAGTTTACATTTTGATATTATTCTCCGCTGTGGTTACTGGAACGGCTGCAATGGTTCCAATCTTTCTGCTTTTGTATTCCCTAAAGTTGATTGACACACACCTTGGGACTATACTCGTCTACATTGGTGGATTGTTACCAACTGGGATTTTCCTCATGCGAGGTTTTGTAGACAGTGTTCCGCGTTCCTACGAGGAAGCAGCTATTGTTAGTGGCGCAAAACCTTTGCAAATGTTTAGAGATGTTGTTATTCCTATCATAAGACCTGGAATGATGGTTGTTGCTGTGTGGGCTTTTGTTCAGTCTTGGGGAGATTTTCTAATCCCGATGGTTTTAATTAGAAGTCCTTTGAAAATGCCGGCTCCGATTGCCATTTACACGTTTTACACCGAAGGTGGAACTCCGGTGCTAACTTTGGTTTCGGCGTATTCTTTGATATACATGCTTCCAGCTATAGTACTTTATCTATTTGTGAATTGGAAATACGGATTCAGATTCTTTGGAGGGATAAAAAGATGA
- a CDS encoding ABC transporter ATP-binding protein has protein sequence MITKENQLVPQEQNKITKDYLLLDNVTKKFGTTVAVDHLTISVAKGEFIALLGPSGCGKTTTLRLIAGLEKPTEGKIFLDGQDITNVHPRERDVAMVFQDYALYPHMTLFENIAYPLKLRKVPRKTIEEKVLEVATRLGIKDLLSRRPGQVSGGQQQRAAVARALVYRPKIFLFDEPLSNLDAKLRLEARAFLQHLCKEEKITTIYVTHDQAEAMAMADRIGVMDQGKLLQIGTPFEIYHRPNNIFVAGFIGNPPMNLLTCFLKQEKDLTIIVGNEFELDLTLPLEQKFSFEKLGEKYLMLGFRPEHVKLSSEPGPYAIPGHLYAIQPLGAETLITLQVGTSLVSVRLFTDQPPTFSNQMYIHLNPNRIYIFAETGERLWP, from the coding sequence ATGATTACAAAGGAAAATCAACTTGTACCGCAGGAACAAAACAAGATAACAAAGGATTATCTTCTTTTGGACAACGTCACGAAAAAGTTTGGCACAACTGTTGCCGTGGATCACTTGACTATTTCCGTCGCAAAAGGCGAATTCATTGCATTACTTGGACCTTCAGGATGTGGAAAAACAACAACCCTTCGACTCATAGCGGGATTGGAAAAGCCAACCGAAGGAAAGATTTTCCTTGATGGTCAGGATATAACAAACGTACATCCAAGAGAAAGAGATGTGGCCATGGTTTTTCAAGATTATGCTTTGTACCCACACATGACTCTTTTTGAGAACATCGCTTATCCATTGAAGCTACGAAAAGTTCCGCGCAAAACAATAGAGGAAAAAGTTCTAGAAGTCGCAACGCGTCTTGGGATCAAGGATCTTTTGTCTCGAAGGCCTGGTCAAGTATCAGGTGGACAACAACAAAGAGCAGCTGTTGCCAGGGCTTTGGTTTATCGACCAAAAATTTTTCTATTTGATGAACCGCTTTCAAATCTTGATGCAAAGCTAAGACTTGAAGCCCGCGCTTTTTTGCAGCACTTGTGCAAGGAAGAAAAGATAACCACCATATATGTGACTCACGATCAAGCTGAGGCCATGGCAATGGCAGACAGAATAGGAGTTATGGATCAAGGGAAATTGCTTCAAATTGGTACACCTTTTGAAATTTACCACAGGCCAAACAACATATTTGTGGCTGGATTCATCGGAAACCCACCGATGAACTTACTCACATGCTTTTTAAAACAAGAAAAAGATCTCACAATAATCGTAGGAAACGAGTTTGAGCTTGATCTGACTTTACCGCTTGAGCAAAAATTTTCATTTGAAAAACTAGGTGAAAAGTATCTTATGCTTGGTTTCAGGCCGGAGCATGTAAAGCTATCAAGCGAACCAGGTCCTTACGCCATACCTGGTCATCTGTACGCGATTCAACCACTCGGTGCGGAGACTTTGATCACGCTACAAGTTGGAACTTCTTTGGTTTCAGTAAGACTTTTTACAGATCAACCTCCCACTTTTTCCAACCAGATGTATATTCATCTAAATCCCAACAGAATTTACATCTTTGCGGAAACAGGTGAAAGGTTATGGCCATGA
- a CDS encoding CehA/McbA family metallohydrolase, which yields MKIVYSGSFKPSDRLSSVYRLFAFSVPENVKYLEIRYDYDRSQGNVIDLGLFDPRGGSFLSSEGFRGWSGSAKSHVIIAETFATPGYIPGPIIPGVWKVILGLYKINSERCDYTVEILLHDSEISLTNMSIPLVKITTSENYPHICSKTGPAWFKGDLHSHTYHSDAQCGVDELIAAARRRGLDFLAITDHNTVSHLLDIQRLKCQDFCVIPGEEITTYLGHANVWGIKQWFDFRCISQQQIKQLCEEVHRKRLLFSINHPKPGGPEWEFGYSFDFDCMEVWQSIWSRNNEHSLKVWNDLLLSGRRIIAVGGSDSHPIKLGNGIFEWLGYPTTWVYAKDLTVESILEGIRAGHVTISACPLGPFLALEIFKNNEKIAMQGDVVKTNKYTVKVIAKKAKGLILRLLSPQGGLLQKKLNEESSETVLDVDLREHGYVRAELRVPSTFWQGETSIESLPVGALTNPVWSEDFLKKCNRCN from the coding sequence ATGAAGATTGTTTATTCTGGAAGCTTCAAACCTTCAGATCGTCTTTCATCCGTGTATCGACTTTTTGCGTTCAGTGTGCCAGAGAACGTCAAGTATTTGGAAATACGATATGATTACGATCGCAGCCAGGGGAATGTAATAGATCTTGGTTTATTCGATCCACGAGGTGGTTCGTTTTTATCATCAGAAGGATTTCGAGGTTGGAGCGGCAGCGCTAAAAGCCACGTGATAATTGCTGAAACTTTTGCCACACCTGGATATATACCAGGTCCGATAATTCCTGGCGTTTGGAAAGTCATCTTAGGACTTTACAAGATAAACTCCGAAAGATGTGACTACACCGTGGAAATACTGCTTCATGATTCAGAGATTTCTTTGACAAACATGAGCATTCCTTTGGTAAAAATAACCACTAGCGAAAATTATCCACACATTTGTAGCAAAACTGGTCCAGCTTGGTTTAAAGGAGATTTGCACTCTCATACTTATCATTCCGACGCTCAGTGTGGTGTGGATGAACTGATCGCCGCAGCAAGACGACGTGGACTTGATTTTCTTGCCATCACCGATCACAACACTGTTAGTCACCTTTTGGATATTCAAAGACTGAAATGCCAAGATTTCTGTGTTATACCTGGTGAAGAGATCACCACTTACCTTGGTCATGCAAACGTTTGGGGAATAAAACAGTGGTTTGATTTCAGATGCATTTCTCAACAACAAATAAAACAATTGTGCGAAGAAGTTCATCGCAAAAGGCTTTTATTTTCAATAAATCATCCAAAGCCAGGAGGTCCAGAGTGGGAATTTGGCTATTCGTTTGATTTTGACTGTATGGAAGTCTGGCAATCCATTTGGAGCAGGAACAACGAACACAGCTTGAAAGTTTGGAACGATCTTTTGCTTTCTGGAAGAAGAATCATCGCAGTCGGCGGCAGTGATAGTCATCCAATTAAACTGGGAAATGGCATATTTGAATGGCTTGGGTATCCGACAACCTGGGTTTACGCAAAAGATTTAACCGTTGAATCCATTCTTGAAGGTATTCGCGCTGGGCATGTGACTATATCCGCTTGTCCTTTGGGACCATTCTTGGCTTTGGAAATTTTCAAAAACAACGAAAAAATCGCAATGCAAGGTGATGTTGTAAAAACCAACAAATATACAGTCAAAGTGATTGCCAAAAAAGCAAAAGGTTTGATCTTAAGATTGCTTTCACCACAAGGTGGATTACTGCAGAAAAAATTAAACGAAGAATCAAGCGAAACGGTGTTAGATGTTGACCTCAGAGAACATGGGTACGTCAGAGCAGAACTTCGCGTGCCTTCAACTTTTTGGCAAGGAGAAACTTCCATTGAAAGTTTGCCAGTAGGCGCTCTCACAAACCCAGTGTGGAGTGAGGATTTCTTGAAAAAATGCAACCGCTGTAATTGA
- a CDS encoding DUF2194 domain-containing protein, translating to MKRVLITLLILLLTLSCVAFGEKPFLLLYNPTEQYGEYMMKNHVVPVLEKLGIPYELRSIFGLNYNEIDHQKYAFVISWYYSQNVPYPESYLRQLSIFVKNGGKFFFLNNLGVKTSFREVNNLMNLLGVHYRGGFKTLENSTAQFEKEYFVRAPYGTTSVPAEKYDIFGSDVKKILSYLDETGSEYPMIFLSKTGGGAVFNSFIDKDGRVILNVQKIIESFFETAVGNENKVLVVKSVFDPDEYVRTQKEFIEIFELAKIEVDFVDVTEFYRLSFFELCKYRFIIWNTESTYFETQTIKRYVESGGTFIFCTNIFNTPWNKNVVSQRINVEKLVFVKELFPLHNSADGIKYKIANFVVGFSVVLSDKSTVLAKLEGDGSTPVIWYEERGKGFVGYIYPITVLKPIRGLILQAILEMQNFSISGFLNSVTFHLDDFSLPSYNVEKNGILDDEFYYDVWWKDMKNFSERFGIPFTAMLILTYNGSSSPPFDFTEFFVSRSAGPLKAVLELNQSHHELGFHGYNHISLTAENWKNPENLILSLGVSKEFVERLVGHSIFFTTYTAANNIIDLYGVENLLKAIPEIRVICTSYYYPNFSEYEILSGNVLIVPRSTYGYYPEESVVLTIASSLAHFGSFAHFIHTDDVFASDRNPDGKDWNALYRSLVGIYSQVKSTFPFLRFHTVSEFYKYMVDYMTKSVRYDLDDHGLYINVPKDSLFPRYFFVRAKRKIETVKGGKILSYFAESNLYVVEMNDHYLSIDFTH from the coding sequence ATGAAAAGGGTGTTGATAACGCTATTGATACTGTTGTTAACGCTCAGCTGCGTTGCCTTTGGCGAGAAACCTTTTCTTTTGTTGTACAATCCAACCGAGCAGTACGGTGAATACATGATGAAAAATCACGTTGTACCCGTTCTTGAGAAACTTGGTATCCCCTATGAACTTAGGAGCATTTTCGGGCTGAATTACAACGAGATTGATCATCAAAAATATGCTTTCGTGATTTCTTGGTATTATTCACAAAACGTTCCCTATCCTGAATCATACCTTCGGCAGCTATCGATTTTTGTCAAGAATGGCGGAAAATTCTTCTTCCTCAACAATCTCGGTGTGAAAACATCTTTCAGAGAAGTGAACAATCTGATGAACTTGCTTGGTGTTCACTATCGCGGTGGTTTCAAAACATTGGAAAATTCAACTGCGCAGTTTGAGAAGGAGTATTTCGTACGGGCTCCTTATGGAACCACAAGTGTCCCAGCTGAAAAGTATGACATTTTTGGTAGCGATGTTAAGAAGATCTTATCTTACTTGGATGAAACCGGATCTGAATATCCGATGATCTTTTTGTCGAAAACGGGTGGTGGAGCTGTTTTCAACAGTTTCATAGACAAAGATGGACGCGTGATTCTAAACGTTCAGAAAATCATTGAGTCTTTCTTTGAAACAGCCGTCGGTAATGAGAACAAGGTCTTAGTTGTCAAGAGCGTTTTTGATCCGGATGAATATGTAAGAACACAAAAGGAATTTATAGAAATCTTTGAACTCGCAAAAATCGAGGTGGATTTCGTTGACGTAACCGAATTCTATCGGCTCTCCTTCTTTGAGTTGTGCAAATATCGTTTCATCATATGGAACACTGAGTCAACCTATTTCGAAACACAGACGATCAAAAGATATGTGGAAAGTGGAGGTACTTTCATTTTTTGCACAAACATTTTCAACACACCTTGGAATAAGAACGTTGTAAGCCAAAGAATAAACGTGGAAAAGTTGGTCTTTGTAAAGGAACTTTTCCCACTTCACAATTCAGCCGATGGTATCAAGTATAAAATAGCTAATTTTGTCGTTGGTTTTTCCGTTGTGCTATCAGACAAATCAACGGTACTTGCCAAGCTCGAAGGGGATGGTTCTACACCAGTTATATGGTATGAAGAACGAGGAAAAGGATTTGTTGGCTATATCTATCCAATCACTGTTTTGAAGCCAATTCGTGGATTAATTCTTCAAGCAATACTTGAAATGCAGAATTTCTCGATTTCTGGCTTTCTGAATTCTGTTACCTTCCATCTTGACGACTTTTCATTGCCATCGTACAACGTCGAGAAAAACGGTATATTGGACGATGAGTTCTACTACGATGTCTGGTGGAAGGATATGAAAAACTTCTCTGAACGCTTCGGCATTCCGTTCACAGCGATGTTGATTCTGACTTACAACGGGTCAAGTTCTCCTCCATTCGATTTCACCGAATTTTTCGTGAGCCGTTCTGCTGGACCTTTGAAAGCTGTTCTTGAGTTAAATCAATCGCACCACGAGCTGGGATTCCATGGGTACAACCATATCTCTTTAACAGCAGAAAACTGGAAGAATCCGGAAAATTTGATTCTCAGCCTGGGGGTTTCTAAAGAATTTGTTGAAAGATTAGTCGGTCACAGTATTTTCTTTACTACTTACACTGCTGCAAACAACATTATTGACCTGTATGGTGTTGAAAATCTGCTTAAGGCAATTCCTGAGATCAGGGTAATTTGTACTTCTTATTATTATCCAAACTTCTCTGAATACGAAATCCTCAGCGGCAACGTTTTGATTGTGCCGAGGTCAACATACGGTTATTATCCGGAAGAGAGTGTGGTGCTAACCATTGCAAGCAGTCTCGCACATTTTGGAAGCTTTGCACACTTCATACACACAGACGATGTTTTCGCATCAGATCGAAATCCAGATGGAAAGGACTGGAACGCACTTTATCGAAGTCTTGTAGGAATATATTCGCAGGTGAAATCAACTTTTCCGTTCTTGAGATTCCACACGGTTTCTGAGTTCTACAAGTACATGGTTGATTACATGACAAAAAGCGTTAGATATGATCTGGATGACCATGGGCTGTACATAAATGTCCCGAAAGACAGCCTTTTTCCGAGATACTTCTTCGTCAGGGCAAAAAGAAAAATTGAAACCGTTAAAGGTGGTAAAATCCTATCCTACTTTGCTGAATCCAATCTCTATGTAGTTGAAATGAACGACCATTATCTTTCCATTGATTTCACACATTAA
- the pelG gene encoding exopolysaccharide Pel transporter PelG, giving the protein MAGIGFRLNRMFYRGSVSSDILAIFYSMLVAAGPWIITAASLFAILYFFDIEDPYLFVSLVYGFIISVIFSGLTNTFLTRRVSDHVYTRNYKKIFPETMGLLLVANSLLALFCVLFLGINKHEAWFIFAFTYLCVSLLSLWIVSVASLATENIQLYIVSYIIFGVTAALFVRFFGDGSFDKIMGFSLSVNLSMFLHLINTLRSFGTEEFISFKWFGALKKYWENIFIGLAYNLAIWIDEFVVWRSKTYSQEILKGFRFSSYYDLPMFISYLSIIPTVVMFVMVLETRFYRRYHEFYSIIISRSTLNDMELAKDNMAEELRKSVELTVIIQLFFSTLLFIANEIGIFSRAFYVEKAILRIGIVGAMFNGFYLTITLLLLYFDFRRDVLWLNTLTFLCNLSLSIWFVNKAPYTLLPASYTISFTIFTFVSYAILLKKVEKIIQIEFSRQKIQIEKGVVRTLKDLRGDLR; this is encoded by the coding sequence ATGGCTGGTATTGGTTTTAGGTTGAACAGAATGTTTTATCGAGGTTCTGTAAGTTCGGACATTTTAGCCATTTTCTATTCAATGCTTGTAGCTGCAGGACCGTGGATTATTACAGCTGCCTCCCTTTTTGCAATACTTTATTTCTTCGATATCGAGGATCCGTACCTGTTTGTTTCGCTTGTTTACGGGTTTATCATCTCCGTTATCTTCTCTGGTTTGACAAACACTTTCCTAACTCGTAGGGTTTCTGATCATGTCTATACCCGCAATTACAAGAAGATCTTTCCAGAGACGATGGGATTGCTTTTGGTAGCGAATTCATTGCTAGCACTTTTCTGTGTGCTTTTCCTTGGCATCAACAAACACGAAGCTTGGTTTATATTTGCTTTTACGTATTTGTGCGTATCTTTGCTTTCCTTGTGGATTGTTTCAGTTGCATCACTGGCTACGGAGAATATTCAGCTATACATTGTAAGCTACATCATCTTTGGTGTGACCGCAGCTTTGTTCGTTCGATTTTTCGGCGACGGTTCCTTCGACAAAATCATGGGTTTTTCTCTTTCAGTCAATCTGTCCATGTTCTTGCACTTGATCAACACTTTAAGATCTTTTGGAACCGAAGAATTCATTTCATTTAAGTGGTTCGGTGCGCTGAAAAAATACTGGGAAAACATATTCATAGGACTTGCCTACAACCTGGCTATATGGATTGATGAGTTCGTAGTCTGGAGATCGAAGACTTATTCACAAGAGATTTTGAAAGGCTTCAGGTTTTCTTCTTACTACGATTTACCGATGTTCATATCTTATCTTTCAATAATTCCAACGGTTGTGATGTTTGTCATGGTACTCGAAACGAGGTTCTACAGAAGATACCATGAATTCTATTCGATAATAATCTCGAGATCAACTTTGAACGACATGGAGTTGGCGAAAGACAATATGGCTGAAGAACTCAGAAAAAGTGTCGAACTGACGGTGATCATTCAGCTGTTCTTCTCGACTTTGTTGTTTATTGCAAATGAAATCGGAATCTTTTCCAGAGCTTTTTATGTTGAGAAGGCAATACTCAGAATAGGTATAGTTGGAGCGATGTTCAACGGATTCTACCTAACGATCACCCTGTTACTTCTCTACTTTGATTTTCGTAGGGATGTTCTGTGGTTGAATACTCTCACATTCTTGTGTAATCTTTCATTGTCAATTTGGTTTGTCAACAAAGCACCGTATACTCTTTTACCGGCTTCATATACAATATCCTTCACTATTTTCACCTTCGTCAGTTATGCTATCTTGTTGAAGAAAGTAGAAAAGATAATCCAGATTGAATTTTCGAGGCAGAAGATCCAGATAGAGAAAGGTGTGGTGAGAACGTTGAAGGACCTGAGAGGTGATCTGCGATGA
- the pelF gene encoding GT4 family glycosyltransferase PelF has protein sequence MRVGLIFEGTYPYVTGGVSTWGHLLIQHLRDFEFCVIHIGDIPKEKIPKYKLPENVVEFFEFQLFAQYDFTEKRVQREFFEKLGNSIKYPFDELQISQELYKLLERYSDNDFTKVFQCDCYWSAITDFYKIYLPDESFTNYYWTVRGMLIPVVNSMTMGLPKCDLYHTVTTGYAGLCATMNSLRHKKPLILTEHGIYHRERELEILKSRWIPEAYKKGWIKLFKVMSALAYQRSNVVTTLFEKNQLFQRELCKDYSKLRVIPNGVDYIKFSSLPRKKSKKPFVAGLVGRVVEIKDIKTAVKVARYVKDRIPDFKLLIIGPTDEDEQYYRECLQLVELFKLQDTVEFTGPVDVTKYYPEIDVLLLTSVSEGQPLVILEAFSAGIPVVATDVGGCSELVYGSKEDLLAPAGVIAKPKDFVGIGEGLIKLYEDDEFRQAASRVAKQRVERRYTIERMIENYRRLYEEVSKEK, from the coding sequence ATGAGGGTTGGTTTGATTTTTGAAGGGACTTATCCTTATGTTACCGGTGGGGTGTCCACATGGGGACATCTTTTAATTCAGCATCTTAGAGATTTTGAGTTTTGTGTAATACATATAGGTGATATTCCGAAAGAAAAAATCCCAAAGTACAAACTCCCCGAAAATGTTGTGGAGTTCTTTGAGTTTCAACTTTTTGCACAGTACGATTTCACGGAAAAACGAGTTCAGCGCGAGTTTTTCGAGAAGCTTGGAAATTCGATCAAATATCCCTTCGATGAACTACAGATTTCGCAGGAGCTTTACAAATTGCTCGAGAGATATAGCGACAACGATTTCACAAAAGTCTTCCAGTGTGATTGCTACTGGAGTGCAATAACCGATTTTTACAAGATCTACCTTCCGGACGAGAGTTTTACGAATTATTATTGGACTGTCAGAGGCATGCTCATACCTGTTGTCAACAGTATGACAATGGGTCTACCCAAGTGTGATCTTTATCACACTGTCACGACGGGCTATGCTGGGTTATGTGCTACGATGAACAGCTTAAGGCATAAAAAGCCTTTGATCTTAACGGAACATGGCATCTACCACAGGGAAAGGGAACTTGAGATACTAAAGTCAAGATGGATTCCTGAAGCTTACAAAAAGGGCTGGATAAAGTTGTTTAAAGTCATGAGCGCTCTTGCATACCAGAGATCCAATGTTGTTACGACACTTTTTGAGAAGAATCAACTATTCCAAAGGGAACTTTGTAAGGATTATTCGAAACTTCGGGTCATTCCAAATGGTGTTGATTACATCAAATTCTCATCACTACCAAGGAAAAAGTCTAAGAAGCCTTTTGTGGCAGGTTTAGTCGGTAGGGTTGTTGAGATCAAGGATATAAAAACCGCTGTGAAAGTTGCCCGATACGTAAAAGATAGAATCCCGGATTTTAAACTGTTGATAATAGGACCTACTGATGAAGATGAGCAGTATTATCGTGAATGTCTGCAACTTGTTGAACTCTTCAAGCTTCAGGACACGGTTGAGTTCACCGGACCTGTTGACGTGACGAAGTACTATCCAGAGATAGATGTACTTCTTCTCACCAGCGTAAGTGAAGGACAACCTTTGGTGATATTGGAAGCTTTTTCAGCGGGTATACCGGTTGTTGCTACGGATGTTGGTGGTTGTTCTGAGTTGGTGTACGGATCCAAAGAAGATCTGTTGGCTCCAGCCGGTGTAATTGCAAAGCCCAAGGATTTCGTAGGTATAGGCGAGGGATTGATAAAACTATACGAAGACGATGAGTTCAGGCAAGCAGCTTCAAGAGTTGCCAAACAGAGGGTTGAGAGAAGATACACGATTGAGAGAATGATCGAGAATTATAGAAGACTTTATGAAGAAGTATCAAAGGAGAAATAG